The window GAAAACTTCCACgcagtttgttttaatatttaacagaAAATAACGTTATTGGGTTTGTCCTTTTCTGTAATACAATTATCATAGATTAGATATTTAAGTTGTCCCGCTTCAGATCTTTAGTCACAGAAGTGCAATTCTCAAATGCCAAACACATTAGGCAACCCAACACACAGATCTGCATGTAACTGATTCACCCAGTACAATGGTGTAGCACAATACAGAGGGTCAAAGCAGGAAATACCATATTTCTCTGTCAAATACAGCTGTATCAAAAAATTTGTACATAAATGCACAAAATGcaatttccaatattttatatctCGTAAAATTTTACCCAAGTTATAATAATGGAGATTTTCATGACTACTATATTTTTTCACTAACTTTTAattatctccagaaatattagttcGTTCTAAAAAGTGTCTCTTCTGCCACCATCTCTGCTACATGGCACTGCTGTTGCAATAATACAAAATCTAACCTGTCAATAACTGGTAAATAGTAGCTagttttacaaaattttatttttagcAATGTGGAAGAGAAGATTATAGATGTTACTTATTATGTATATGTATAAAAGGTGGTTCTAATCTTGGATAGCTTTCAAATCTTGCCATATCAAGCGAATGTTTCCAATActcttatttcaaaaattaaagatgCTGTATGGATAAGAATAAAAATTGTAAGTTAAGTACTGAGCAGGTAAGTCAAAATATCTACATACTACATTTAATAACACATTGTACAGAATGTCCAATGTTGTGTTCTCCTCTGTCTCACAATATTACCAATGCAACAAAAAAATACTGCTTCAATTTGATACATATGAAAATTTCAACGTACGTATTTTACAAATAATGCACAGCTATAGATGACCTAATGGTTACCAATTATTGTTATATGATCATGTCTTGCAAAAATTGAATTTCAAAACTACCGATTTTACAAGAAAACAAGCCCAAACCTTGACAAATGGTAGCtctaaatacatataaatacataagTAGGTACAAATACTTCATATTTTCAGTTAATCTTACTCTTTTGTGAGCAGCAACTTGAAGATGAAATCTGCATTGCTAATGCACGTAGTGAGTTACCAGCTCCAGAGCAACAACCTCTTTGAATTACCTTCCGAAGTTGTTCCAAAGTCTTAAGGCACACTACCACACAGCAGGGATCACGATCTTTCCCACTGTTACGGTGGTTATGGCAGCTAGATGGACGGCTTTTCCCAGAACCACAACATTCACAACCTTGAGGCATATCCTCAAGCACATTCTTACCTCTGAGATCAGTCTTCAAGGATTGACTACAATCTTCTGCATTTACTTCACTCAAACCTTCGCCTACACTCACAACATTTTCACTAGCAGCTGAAGATTGAGTTTGACCATTTTCCCAGTCACTTGCAACCTCAACTGAATTCTCAGTTGGCCAAGAGGTGTTAGCATCAGCAGATCTCTGTTGACTAGGAGGTGAAACAGTGCAATTACTGCATTCTGCATTAGATGAAGTGCACCTACAAGGATCACATTTACAGATGTCTGCATCTGCTGCAATATCTTTCAAAATGTTGCGGTTTCCATCCAGATTATTTCCGGAGGGTGCATCTTTGGTGCCATTATCAGTATTACCAAACTGGTTCTTTAGACTAGATGCATTAACTAATGAATTACACTCCATCACATCAATCCATGGTTCTGAAAGCATGGCAGGTACTGATGTCCCTATCTTGTTCAAAGGACCTGGAATTTTCAACTGTTCACAATCAGAGGCCAGATTTTTATCTGGATCAAGAACAACTGGCACTTCATGCACTGGTAATACTATACCAGGATTTGGAATTTCATTTACTAGATCAACATTTTGATCTGCAGTGGATATGACAGAGACTCCATTCAATAAGTGCTGTGATTCTTGATTCACTACAGGAATCTTTTTTGAGGCATGATGTAAATCTGTACATTCTGGAATTAAATTTTCTTTATTAATTTGCTGCACAGGCTTTGTAGATGGCATACCAGTACTAGTCAGCTGAATATTTTGTATCTGGCCATTTGCtgataaaatacttaaaatatcaGCAGCAGTTCTGCCAGATGCTTCAAAAACATTTTCACTGTGCTCACCAGACTGATCTGAAGATAATGACGCAGTAAGTTGAATGCTGTGGATCTGACCATTAGCAGACAGAAGATTAATAATATCTGCCACTTTCTTTCcagaattttcagatgatttattGTTTGAAAGTGTAGATTCTGAGGATAAAACGTGTTTCTCTATCTCACAATCATCTACGAATACTGGAACTTCAGAGTTTGATGTCATGCTAGCAGCTGCTGCTTCACCTGGAGAAGACAGCTGGACatcatccagaatatttaaaaACCCAGGTACTTCTTTCTTACTTCCATCTACATTCTGAGTCTGCTCAGGTAATGTCACCATTTCTTTCCAAGTTGATGAACTAGTCTGTTTGAAGGTTGGAAAGTGAATATTCTGCAAATGGCCTGTGATTGGTGAGAAACTCAGTATTGTAGGAACAGCTTCAGAATTGGTGTTCATATTTGCAGAAAAGATGTTGCCTGTCAATATTTCTTCCACTTCCATGGTCTGCTGATCAGTTTGAATGTTTTCTGAGAAGGGGATAATGAAAGCTGTGGATGGGAAAAAAAGTATTTCAGTACAACATCCATGTGGCAGTTTATATACAAGTCCATTtcctgatacaaaatccaaggatATGTATATCAAAGAATCAGCAACAAACTTTGTAAACAGCATTCTTTAATATATATTTATCCAATGCACATTTTGACCAATAAGCTTGTCTAACAAGCAGTGTTTACAGCAATTTGTAGTAAATATTATCACAAACTCATTCTGAAAGCACAGAAGTGCACCCGTATATTGGCAAAGGGTAGATAAACATCTGTGTACTAACTAGTTAAGAAATCTTTATGTTAAGTGCTCCTTTTTTGGTCAAACTTTTAATGTAGGCGTTATAAATATTCAGCCAATCACTTTTTGTATCAGGAAGTGTACATAATGAATGAAAAATAATGTTACTCATATCAGGATCATGCATAATTAcaaaaggaaaacaacagatagggaatctgccacctgggcaactgccctaaatacagatcagtactgattgattgaaaaTGCCATACATGACTCTGATAactaaaaacaagaaaggaaaaaaaaaaaaaaaaaaatactgggaTCAGTTTATATTTTAGAACAGATAATTGTCTTTGCGTATAGAGCTGGTCttggtattttttaaaatttaaaatgtttgtagtCATTTTAACTCTATGGTCATATCATGATTTGCATTAAATGTGAAAATATCAAAACAATTTACAGTTTTACATAAACAAAAGACTTACATTGAACATACAACCAGTGAAAAAATTATCTTTATATTTGGTAAAATGAACAAGAATCTTTAAAGAATTTAATAATTTTTAGGTACATTGAAGGAGAGTCCAGTGACTCTTGGAGCTCATTAGGAATACTATGGTACTTTTGCCGTGGATTGTACAGTTAACACTCACTGATTATATGCTTGATTGTCAATGACGAGTTACATACATTGTAAATGGGATGTTGCTTAGAAGATAACTGTTGGGTTAGCTTTGAGTGTCCTATCCTCAGTCGTGATATTAAAACCTGATCTTGCCTGCAAAGGTTCTTAACTGGGTACTGTGTTATTAATCTGGATGTTATTTTGTAAAGTTGCTTCTATTGTTGGCATAACAGTTTTTAACATATGTGATTATTACAAGTAATGATATTAATATTGGTCTGTATTGACCATACATAACTtgggaaaaataaataattttaacatcCAATCAATACATGACACTATAATCTGAAAAGATTATTTATGAAAACACAGAGGACT is drawn from Anabrus simplex isolate iqAnaSimp1 chromosome 1, ASM4041472v1, whole genome shotgun sequence and contains these coding sequences:
- the MTF-1 gene encoding uncharacterized protein MTF-1, with translation MATWTDDKFPLGDDGDRSDTPFDSIFLADDFQECIDNFDLPNFGKVFEQVPVYTTSKLSDENKPETSSYIGKIEGHDENAGYIHHTISSDQIYMHINPGIFGYMPENPSHATITIESTDPATNKKEIKRYRCEYDGCSRTYSTVGNLRTHMKTHKGEFRFKCSEPGCGKAFLTSYSLKIHIRVHTKVKPFECNHEGCEKAFNTLYRLRAHQRLHNGNTFNCENQGCLKFFTTLSDLKKHVRTHTQERPYKCREEGCGKAFTASHHLKTHNRTHTGERPYSCHQSDCRRSFATSHNLKAHEKRHQQGEGSSAQFLEEEDDQMVESDDPDDPGEETMDGNAGDLSEINDAQGTTVNTSSQEENPQAFIIPFSENIQTDQQTMEVEEILTGNIFSANMNTNSEAVPTILSFSPITGHLQNIHFPTFKQTSSSTWKEMVTLPEQTQNVDGSKKEVPGFLNILDDVQLSSPGEAAAASMTSNSEVPVFVDDCEIEKHVLSSESTLSNNKSSENSGKKVADIINLLSANGQIHSIQLTASLSSDQSGEHSENVFEASGRTAADILSILSANGQIQNIQLTSTGMPSTKPVQQINKENLIPECTDLHHASKKIPVVNQESQHLLNGVSVISTADQNVDLVNEIPNPGIVLPVHEVPVVLDPDKNLASDCEQLKIPGPLNKIGTSVPAMLSEPWIDVMECNSLVNASSLKNQFGNTDNGTKDAPSGNNLDGNRNILKDIAADADICKCDPCRCTSSNAECSNCTVSPPSQQRSADANTSWPTENSVEVASDWENGQTQSSAASENVVSVGEGLSEVNAEDCSQSLKTDLRGKNVLEDMPQGCECCGSGKSRPSSCHNHRNSGKDRDPCCVVVCLKTLEQLRKVIQRGCCSGAGNSLRALAMQISSSSCCSQKSKIN